The genomic DNA TGATCAAGACCATCAACGCGCTGGAGCCCTTCCAGAAGGGCGAGATCACCGTGGACGGCATCCGCCTGCACGATCCCAAGACCGACCTGCCCAAGCTGCGCAGCCGCGTGGGCATGGTGTTCCAGCATTTCGAGCTGTTCCCCCACCTGTCGGTGACGGAGAACCTGACGATCGCGCAGATCAAGGTGCTGGGCCGCAGCGCGGACGACGCCAAGAAGCGTGGCCTGAAGATGCTCGAACGCGTGGGCCTGATGGCGCACAAGGACAAGTTTCCGGGCCAGCTCTCGGGCGGCCAGCAGCAGCGCGTGGCGATTGCCCGTGCGCTGTCGATGGACCCCATCGTGATGCTGTTCGACGAACCCACGTCCGCGCTCGACCCCGAAATGGTCGGTGAGGTGCTGGACGTGATGGTGGGCCTGGCCAACGAAGGCATGACCATGATGTGCGTGACCCACGAAATGGGCTTCGCCCGCAAGGTCAGCAACCGCGTGATCTTCATGGACGTGGGCGGCAAGATCCTGGAAGACTGCTCCAAGGACGACTTCTTCAACAACCCCGACGCCCGCCAGCCGCGCACCAAGGACTTCCTCAACAAGATCCTGCAGCACTGATGGCTCCCCCTGAGTCGCCTGCGGCGCCTTCCCTCAGGGGGACGCCACCGGTGGCCTGGCAAAGCCAGTTCCCCGGTGGCACTGGCTTGGGCCGCGCCAGTTTCATGCGGCGAGTGGCGTGCAGGTGTTCAGGATTAAAAGCAAAAAGCGC from Acidovorax sp. A79 includes the following:
- a CDS encoding amino acid ABC transporter ATP-binding protein, whose translation is MIELKNVSKWYGPVQVLNECSATINKGEVVVVCGPSGSGKSTLIKTINALEPFQKGEITVDGIRLHDPKTDLPKLRSRVGMVFQHFELFPHLSVTENLTIAQIKVLGRSADDAKKRGLKMLERVGLMAHKDKFPGQLSGGQQQRVAIARALSMDPIVMLFDEPTSALDPEMVGEVLDVMVGLANEGMTMMCVTHEMGFARKVSNRVIFMDVGGKILEDCSKDDFFNNPDARQPRTKDFLNKILQH